One genomic window of Medicago truncatula cultivar Jemalong A17 chromosome 1, MtrunA17r5.0-ANR, whole genome shotgun sequence includes the following:
- the LOC11425660 gene encoding protein ABIL2 isoform X2, whose product MGKIATQPLPRMASNYDEVFMHQTLLFDDSLTDLKNLRTQLYSAAEYFELSYTNDDQKQILVETLKDYAVKALINTVDHLGSVAYKVSDLLDEKVTEVFGEDLRLSCIEQRIKTCQGFMDHEGHTQQSLVISTPKHHKRYILPVGETLHGTNSTKSKYIGCHLDDEDDWHHFRNAVRATIRETPTSTSSKGNSPSPSLQPQRVGAFSFTSPNMAKKDLEKRTVSPHRFPLSRTGSMSSRSTTPKTGRSTTPNSSNRATTSPSNARVRYPSEPRKSASMRLSSDVNNIRDIDQHPSKSKRLLKSLLSRRKSKKDDTLYTYLDEY is encoded by the exons ATGGGGAAGATTGCAACACAGCCTCTACCTCGAATGGCTTCCAATTATGATGAGGTTTTCATGCATCAAACCTTGCTCTTTGATGATAGTCTAACG GATTTAAAAAATCTTAGAACACAATTGTACTCAGCAGCTGAATATTTTGAACTCTCATACACCAATGATGACCAAAAACAAAT ATTGGTTGAAACATTGAAGGATTATGCCGTCAAAGCTCTTATAAATACTGTGGATCATTTAGGTTCTGTGGCCTATAAAGTAAGTGACTTGTTAGATGAGAAGGTAACCGAAGTTTTTGGAGAAGATCTGCGTTTATCATGTATCGAACAG AGAATAAAGACATGTCAAGGTTTTATGGATCATGAGGGGCATACACAGCAGTCTCTAGTGATCAGTACTCCAAAACATCACAAGCGTTATATTTTGCCAg TTGGGGAGACCTTGCATGGTACCAactcaacaaaatcaaaatatataggATGCCACctagatgatgaagatgattggCATCACTTCAGGAATG CTGTTCGCGCTACAATAAGAGAAACGCCAACGTCTACCTCGAG TAAAGGGAATTCTCCATCACCTTCTTTACAACCTCAGAGAGTTGGAGCTTTTTCATTCACTTCACCCAACATGGCCAAAAAGGATTTAG AGAAGCGGACAGTTTCGCCACACAGGTTTCCACTTTCGCGTACCGGATCAATGTCAAGTAGATCAACAACACCAAAGACTGGTAGATCAACTACTCCAAACTCAAGCAACAGAGCCACAACAAGTCCTTCAAATGCAAGAGTAAGG TATCCTTCGGAGCCGCGCAAATCAGCTTCAATGCGACTATCTTCTGATGTAAACAACATCAGAGATATTGACCAGCATCCTAGTAAAAGTAAACGTCTTCTTAAGTCCTTACTTAGCAGGCGCAAGTCTAAGAAGGATGACACGTTATACACGTACTTGGACGAATATTGA
- the LOC11425660 gene encoding protein ABIL2 isoform X1 → MLLMKVGLLVINLLPPFSFMGKIATQPLPRMASNYDEVFMHQTLLFDDSLTDLKNLRTQLYSAAEYFELSYTNDDQKQILVETLKDYAVKALINTVDHLGSVAYKVSDLLDEKVTEVFGEDLRLSCIEQRIKTCQGFMDHEGHTQQSLVISTPKHHKRYILPVGETLHGTNSTKSKYIGCHLDDEDDWHHFRNAVRATIRETPTSTSSKGNSPSPSLQPQRVGAFSFTSPNMAKKDLEKRTVSPHRFPLSRTGSMSSRSTTPKTGRSTTPNSSNRATTSPSNARVRYPSEPRKSASMRLSSDVNNIRDIDQHPSKSKRLLKSLLSRRKSKKDDTLYTYLDEY, encoded by the exons ATGTTATTGATGAAAGTAGGTTTACTAGTAATAAACCTTCTTCCACCTTTTTCATTCATGGGGAAGATTGCAACACAGCCTCTACCTCGAATGGCTTCCAATTATGATGAGGTTTTCATGCATCAAACCTTGCTCTTTGATGATAGTCTAACG GATTTAAAAAATCTTAGAACACAATTGTACTCAGCAGCTGAATATTTTGAACTCTCATACACCAATGATGACCAAAAACAAAT ATTGGTTGAAACATTGAAGGATTATGCCGTCAAAGCTCTTATAAATACTGTGGATCATTTAGGTTCTGTGGCCTATAAAGTAAGTGACTTGTTAGATGAGAAGGTAACCGAAGTTTTTGGAGAAGATCTGCGTTTATCATGTATCGAACAG AGAATAAAGACATGTCAAGGTTTTATGGATCATGAGGGGCATACACAGCAGTCTCTAGTGATCAGTACTCCAAAACATCACAAGCGTTATATTTTGCCAg TTGGGGAGACCTTGCATGGTACCAactcaacaaaatcaaaatatataggATGCCACctagatgatgaagatgattggCATCACTTCAGGAATG CTGTTCGCGCTACAATAAGAGAAACGCCAACGTCTACCTCGAG TAAAGGGAATTCTCCATCACCTTCTTTACAACCTCAGAGAGTTGGAGCTTTTTCATTCACTTCACCCAACATGGCCAAAAAGGATTTAG AGAAGCGGACAGTTTCGCCACACAGGTTTCCACTTTCGCGTACCGGATCAATGTCAAGTAGATCAACAACACCAAAGACTGGTAGATCAACTACTCCAAACTCAAGCAACAGAGCCACAACAAGTCCTTCAAATGCAAGAGTAAGG TATCCTTCGGAGCCGCGCAAATCAGCTTCAATGCGACTATCTTCTGATGTAAACAACATCAGAGATATTGACCAGCATCCTAGTAAAAGTAAACGTCTTCTTAAGTCCTTACTTAGCAGGCGCAAGTCTAAGAAGGATGACACGTTATACACGTACTTGGACGAATATTGA
- the LOC11423169 gene encoding uncharacterized protein, translating to MDAQSQSQWDFTSDLEVDFGSQENASIVYAALAVDKELQPNKVKRIMAVSDGKLSVHFEAIEARFLRASFSAFVDVLTLATKTIEEFGQGMEL from the exons ATGGATGCCCAATCCCAATCTCAATGGGATTTTACCAG TGACTTGGAAGTGGATTTTGGTTCTCAAGAGAATGCTTCTATTGTATATGCTGCCTTAGCTGTTGATAAGGAG TTGCAACCTAACAAAGTAAAACGAATCATGGCAGTGTCTGATGGAAAACTATCTGT GCACTTCGAGGCAATAGAAGCCAGATTTCTTCGGGCATCATTCAGTGCTTTTGTAGATGTCCTTACTCTTGCAACCAAAACAATTGAAGAATTTGGTCAAGGAATGGAGTTGTGA